The following proteins come from a genomic window of Deltaproteobacteria bacterium:
- a CDS encoding isocitrate/isopropylmalate dehydrogenase family protein — protein sequence MSTRPSDPPKIRATLIPGDGIGPEVTGAALRILDAAGVAIAWEQVEAGGEVVVKYGTPVPEAALQSIRRLGLALKGPITTPVGEGFRSANVTLRQALDLYASVRPVKTIPGLPARFEAVDLIVVRENTEGLYSGLEHRVAPGVVTSLKVATERACLRISRFAFGLAARQGRRRVTAVHKANIMKMSDGLFLECARKAAREHPAIGYDEIIIDNCAMQLVRDPSRFDVLLLENLYGDIVSDLCAGLVGGLGVVPGANVGDDCAVFEAVHGSAPDIAGRRLANPTALTLSAVELLRHAGEGEAAARIEAAVHACLADPATRTHDLGGRCNLDGFTDAVIERLG from the coding sequence GTGTCGACCCGCCCCAGCGACCCGCCGAAGATCCGCGCCACCCTGATCCCCGGCGACGGGATCGGCCCCGAGGTCACCGGGGCCGCCCTCCGGATCCTCGACGCCGCCGGCGTCGCGATCGCCTGGGAGCAGGTCGAGGCCGGCGGCGAGGTGGTGGTGAAGTACGGCACACCCGTCCCGGAGGCGGCCCTCCAGTCGATCCGGCGGCTCGGCCTCGCCCTGAAGGGTCCCATCACCACCCCCGTGGGTGAAGGCTTCCGCAGCGCCAACGTGACCCTGCGCCAGGCGCTCGACCTCTATGCGTCGGTGCGGCCGGTGAAGACGATCCCGGGCCTGCCGGCCCGCTTCGAGGCCGTCGACCTGATCGTCGTGCGCGAGAACACCGAGGGTCTCTACTCGGGCCTCGAGCACCGCGTGGCGCCGGGGGTCGTGACGAGCCTCAAGGTGGCGACCGAGCGCGCCTGCCTGCGCATCTCCCGCTTCGCGTTCGGGCTCGCCGCGCGCCAGGGCCGGCGCCGGGTGACCGCGGTGCACAAGGCCAACATCATGAAGATGAGCGACGGCCTGTTCCTCGAGTGCGCCCGCAAGGCGGCCCGCGAGCACCCGGCCATCGGGTACGACGAGATCATCATCGACAACTGCGCGATGCAGCTCGTGCGCGATCCCTCGCGCTTCGACGTGCTGCTGCTCGAGAACCTCTACGGCGACATCGTGTCGGACCTGTGCGCGGGGCTGGTCGGCGGGCTCGGGGTGGTGCCGGGCGCCAACGTCGGCGACGACTGCGCGGTCTTCGAGGCGGTGCACGGCAGCGCGCCCGACATCGCCGGCAGGCGGCTCGCGAACCCGACCGCGCTGACGCTCTCGGCCGTGGAGCTGCTGCGCCACGCCGGCGAGGGCGAGGCCGCGGCGCGCATCGAAGCCGCCGTGCACGCCTGCCTCGCCGATCCCGCCACGCGCACGCACGACCTCGGCGGGCGCTGCAACCTCGACGGGTTCACCGACGCGGTGATCGAGCGGCTCGGGTGA
- the rplC gene encoding 50S ribosomal protein L3: MALELLCRKIGMTRIYDETGQMIPVTVLEAGPNPVVQKKTAAKDGYDALQLGFGERKRVRTTKALLGHFDKAQVAPKRHLRESRVTGEDATKWEVGQEVKVDVFAKGQRIDVVGTSKGRGMAGVVKRHHFAVKKESHGTHEGFRLPGSIGPGTYPGHVIKGLRMPGHMGNEQVTTRNLVVARVDADRNLLLVRGAVPGPNDGLVRVRAAVAPRR; this comes from the coding sequence GTGGCGCTCGAGCTGCTGTGCCGCAAGATCGGCATGACCCGGATCTACGACGAGACGGGCCAGATGATCCCGGTGACGGTCCTCGAGGCCGGCCCGAACCCCGTCGTCCAGAAGAAGACCGCCGCGAAGGACGGGTACGATGCGCTCCAGCTCGGCTTCGGCGAGCGCAAGCGGGTGCGCACGACGAAGGCGCTGCTCGGCCACTTCGACAAGGCCCAGGTCGCTCCCAAGCGCCACCTGCGCGAGTCGCGGGTGACGGGGGAGGATGCCACGAAGTGGGAAGTCGGCCAGGAAGTGAAGGTCGACGTGTTCGCGAAGGGCCAGCGCATCGACGTCGTCGGCACCAGCAAGGGCCGGGGCATGGCCGGCGTCGTGAAGCGCCACCACTTCGCGGTCAAGAAGGAATCGCACGGGACCCACGAGGGCTTCCGGCTGCCGGGCTCGATCGGCCCCGGCACCTATCCCGGCCACGTGATCAAGGGCCTGCGCATGCCGGGCCACATGGGCAACGAGCAGGTCACGACGCGCAACCTCGTCGTGGCCCGCGTGGACGCCGACCGCAACCTGCTCCTCGTGCGCGGCGCCGTGCCCGGCCCGAACGACGGGCTGGTCCGCGTGCGGGCAGCGGTGGCTCCGCGCAGGTAG